CTGTTGCTGATGCCGTGAGGATTCTTGATGTAAGTCCCACAAAGCCCGCGCATCTCATAAAGAAAGTAGTGGAATCCGCCATCGCCAATGCAGATCAGACAGGTCAGATCGATGTTGACAGCCTGTATGTGAAGAAAATCTGCATCGACCAGGGGCCTCAGCTCAAGCGCATCAAGCCTCGAGCTCAGGGACGTGCATATCGCATCCTGCATCGCCTTGCGCACATATCTGTGGTCTTGGACGAGGCATAGGACTGAGTCTAAAAGGAAAGGTTGGAGGTCATTTTGGGACAGAAAGTAAACCCCGTTGGATTGAGGCTGAAAATCAACCGAACTTGGGATTCACGCTGGATAGTCGGCAAAAGTGAATATCCTAAACTGGTTGTAGAGGATCAGAAAATCAGAAATTTTATCAAGAAGCGGCTTTCCCATGCGGGGATATCTAAAATAGAGATTGAACGCGCGGCGCAAAGGCTGAAGATCAAGATCCATTGCGCCCGACCTGGCATCGTCATCGGGAAGAAAGGCCTTGAGATAGATGCCTTGAAAAAAAATCTCGCTTCCGTGACAAAAAGCTCCGCATCCATCGATATTGTAGAGGTAAGAAGGCCGGAAACTGATGCGCAGCTAATTGCTGAAAACGTGGCTGGACAATTGGAGCGTCGCATTTCTTACAGGCGGGCCATGAAGAGGGCAGTGAATATCGCTCTAAAGTTCGGCGCGCAAGGTATTAGACTGGCCTGTGCTGGCCGTCTCGCAGGGGCGGAGATAGCCCGCAGGGAATGGTATCTCGAGGGACGTGTTCCCCT
This portion of the Deltaproteobacteria bacterium genome encodes:
- the rpsC gene encoding 30S ribosomal protein S3; translation: MGQKVNPVGLRLKINRTWDSRWIVGKSEYPKLVVEDQKIRNFIKKRLSHAGISKIEIERAAQRLKIKIHCARPGIVIGKKGLEIDALKKNLASVTKSSASIDIVEVRRPETDAQLIAENVAGQLERRISYRRAMKRAVNIALKFGAQGIRLACAGRLAGAEIARREWYLEGRVPLHTLRADVDYGFAEARTTYGVIGVKAWVFKGEVLPEKDGMAIQQMYS
- the rplV gene encoding 50S ribosomal protein L22; translated protein: MESRAIAKYVRMSPQKARLVADLIRGKPVADAVRILDVSPTKPAHLIKKVVESAIANADQTGQIDVDSLYVKKICIDQGPQLKRIKPRAQGRAYRILHRLAHISVVLDEA